A genomic stretch from Rhizobium brockwellii includes:
- a CDS encoding FMN-binding glutamate synthase family protein, translated as MSYHNPYTPPRKSATFDDYTLAEIRRAAATGIYDIRGAGTKRKVPHFDDLLFLGASISRYPLEGYREKCDTSVVLGARFAKKPIHLKTPITIAGMSFGALSGNAKEALGRGATIAGTSTTTGDGGMTDEERGHSQTLVYQYLPSRYGMNPKDLRRADAIEVVVGQGAKPGGGGMLLGQKISDRVANMRNLPKGIDQRSACRHPDWTGPDDLEIKILELREITDWEKPIYVKVGGARPYYDTALAVKAGADVVVLDGMQGGTAATQDVFIENVGMPTLACIRPAVQALQDLGMHRKVQLIISGGIRSGADVAKALALGADAVAIGTAALVAIGDNDPHWEEEYQKLGTTAGAYDDWHEGKDPAGITTQDPELMKRLDPIAAGRRLANYLKVMTLEAQTIARACGKNHLHNLEPEDLCALTMEAAAMAQIPLAGTNWYPGKGGY; from the coding sequence ATGAGCTATCACAACCCCTATACCCCGCCGCGCAAGTCCGCGACCTTCGACGATTACACGCTGGCGGAAATCCGCCGTGCTGCGGCAACCGGCATTTACGACATCCGTGGCGCCGGCACCAAACGGAAGGTTCCGCATTTCGATGACCTGCTGTTTCTCGGCGCATCGATCTCGCGCTATCCGCTCGAAGGTTACCGCGAGAAGTGCGACACGTCGGTCGTCCTCGGCGCACGCTTCGCCAAAAAGCCCATTCACCTGAAGACGCCGATCACCATTGCCGGCATGAGCTTCGGTGCGCTGTCCGGCAATGCCAAGGAAGCGCTCGGACGCGGCGCGACGATTGCCGGAACCTCCACCACGACTGGCGACGGTGGGATGACTGATGAAGAGCGCGGCCATTCGCAGACGCTGGTCTACCAGTATCTGCCGTCGCGATACGGCATGAATCCCAAGGATCTGCGTCGCGCCGATGCGATCGAAGTGGTTGTCGGTCAAGGCGCAAAGCCCGGCGGTGGTGGCATGCTCCTCGGCCAGAAGATCTCCGATCGCGTTGCCAACATGCGCAATCTGCCGAAGGGCATCGACCAGCGCTCGGCCTGCCGTCATCCGGATTGGACCGGCCCGGACGACCTTGAAATCAAGATCCTGGAACTGCGTGAGATCACCGACTGGGAAAAGCCGATCTATGTGAAGGTCGGCGGCGCGCGTCCCTATTACGATACGGCGCTTGCCGTGAAGGCTGGGGCCGACGTGGTGGTGCTCGATGGCATGCAGGGCGGAACCGCCGCGACTCAGGATGTCTTCATCGAGAATGTCGGCATGCCGACGCTCGCCTGCATCCGCCCCGCGGTCCAGGCGCTGCAGGATCTCGGCATGCATCGCAAGGTGCAACTGATCATCTCGGGCGGCATCCGTTCGGGCGCCGACGTGGCGAAGGCACTGGCGCTGGGTGCCGATGCCGTTGCCATCGGCACGGCAGCACTCGTTGCCATCGGCGACAACGATCCGCATTGGGAAGAAGAATACCAGAAGCTCGGCACGACGGCCGGCGCCTACGACGACTGGCACGAAGGCAAAGACCCGGCCGGCATCACGACGCAGGACCCGGAACTGATGAAGCGACTTGATCCAATCGCCGCCGGCCGCCGTCTTGCCAATTATCTGAAGGTTATGACGCTGGAAGCCCAGACCATCGCGCGCGCCTGCGGCAAGAACCACCTTCATAACCTGGAGCCGGAAGATCTTTGCGCGCTGACGATGGAGGCGGCCGCCATGGCCCAGATCCCGCTCGCCGGCACAAACTGGTATCCCGGCAAGGGAGGCTACTGA
- a CDS encoding GXGXG domain-containing protein — MPVIDLATTPLRELNSALHNIQNGSNDLSFEVVNPRGSHSVAVGIDAPVTVDVKGSVGYYCAGMNDGGTVTVHGSAGPGVAENMMSGTVVIEGDASQYAGATGRGGLLVIKGNAASRCGISMKGIDIVVHGNIGHMSAFMGQSGHLVVLGDAGDALGDSLYEAKLFVRGSVKSLGADCIEKELRPEHLTKLAELLEKAGVTEVRPEEFKRYGSARKLYNFNIDNADAY; from the coding sequence ATGCCTGTCATTGATCTTGCCACTACGCCGTTGCGTGAACTCAACAGCGCCCTGCACAACATCCAGAACGGTTCGAACGATCTTTCCTTCGAAGTCGTCAATCCGCGCGGCAGCCATTCGGTTGCCGTCGGCATCGATGCGCCCGTCACCGTCGACGTGAAGGGATCCGTCGGCTATTATTGCGCCGGCATGAACGACGGTGGGACCGTCACCGTTCATGGTTCGGCAGGGCCGGGTGTTGCGGAAAACATGATGTCTGGAACAGTCGTCATCGAGGGCGATGCCAGCCAGTATGCCGGCGCAACCGGCCGCGGCGGCCTCCTTGTCATCAAGGGCAATGCGGCATCGCGCTGCGGCATCTCGATGAAGGGCATCGACATTGTCGTTCATGGCAATATCGGCCACATGTCCGCCTTCATGGGCCAGTCCGGCCACCTCGTGGTGCTCGGCGATGCCGGCGATGCGCTTGGGGATTCGCTCTACGAAGCGAAGCTCTTCGTGCGCGGTTCGGTCAAGAGCCTGGGTGCCGATTGCATCGAAAAGGAGCTGCGTCCCGAGCATCTGACGAAGCTGGCCGAACTTCTGGAAAAGGCGGGCGTGACCGAAGTACGGCCCGAGGAATTCAAGCGTTACGGCTCTGCCCGCAAGCTCTACAATTTCAATATCGACAACGCCGACGCGTATTAA
- a CDS encoding class II glutamine amidotransferase — translation MCGIVGLFLKDKSLEPELGALLSSMLVTMTDRGPDSAGIAIYGDASGNNAKITIQSANPKKDFAGLEAELGQAVGAPVAIQVKSTHAVVTLAKDLLDAGKAAVSELRPNIRIMSSGDAIEIYKETGLPKDVVSRFAVNSMAGTHGIGHTRMATESAVTTLGAHPFSTGSDQCLVHNGSLSNHNNLRRELKREGMTFETENDTEVAAAYLTAEMAKGKNLGQALEGAVDDLDGFFTFVVGTKSGFGVVRDAIACKPAVMAETDQYVAFGSEYRALVNLPGIENARVWEPEPATVYFWDHQKVA, via the coding sequence ATGTGCGGAATTGTGGGTCTCTTCCTCAAGGATAAAAGTCTCGAACCGGAGCTCGGCGCACTGCTGTCCTCGATGCTGGTAACGATGACGGATCGAGGGCCGGACAGCGCCGGTATCGCGATCTATGGCGACGCCAGCGGCAACAATGCCAAGATCACCATCCAGTCGGCCAATCCGAAGAAGGATTTCGCCGGCCTCGAGGCCGAGCTCGGCCAGGCGGTTGGCGCACCGGTCGCCATCCAGGTTAAGAGCACGCACGCCGTCGTCACGCTTGCGAAGGATCTGCTCGATGCGGGCAAGGCAGCCGTTTCGGAATTGCGTCCGAACATCCGCATCATGAGCAGCGGCGATGCCATTGAGATCTATAAGGAAACCGGCCTGCCGAAGGATGTCGTCTCCCGCTTCGCGGTCAATTCAATGGCCGGCACCCACGGCATCGGCCATACCCGCATGGCGACGGAATCAGCCGTCACGACGCTCGGCGCCCATCCTTTCTCCACCGGCTCCGACCAATGCCTGGTGCATAATGGCTCGCTGTCCAACCACAACAATCTGCGCCGCGAGCTGAAGCGCGAAGGCATGACCTTCGAAACGGAAAACGATACCGAGGTCGCCGCCGCCTATCTGACGGCCGAGATGGCCAAGGGCAAGAATCTCGGACAGGCGCTGGAAGGCGCGGTGGATGACCTCGACGGCTTCTTCACCTTCGTCGTCGGCACGAAATCCGGCTTCGGCGTCGTGCGCGATGCTATCGCCTGCAAGCCCGCCGTCATGGCCGAAACGGACCAGTATGTCGCCTTCGGTTCCGAATATCGGGCGCTCGTCAATCTGCCCGGCATCGAGAACGCCCGCGTCTGGGAGCCGGAGCCTGCAACCGTCTATTTCTGGGATCACCAGAAGGTCGCTTGA
- a CDS encoding helix-turn-helix domain-containing protein, whose protein sequence is MKSKREAAEQPEQAHGGRAPFSQDPHAVREPKENNLEMAIGHEVRAYRKKLGITVTDLAAATGISLGMLSKIENGNISPSLTTLQSLSRALGVPLTAFFRRFEEPRNAVFVKAGQGIELERRGTRAGHQYNLLGHIDNNTSGVIVEPYLITLTADSDTFPTFQHEGMEFLYMLEGVVVYRHGDQLFQMEPGDSLFFDADAPHGPEQLVKLPSKYLSIITYPQRSSKA, encoded by the coding sequence ATGAAATCCAAGCGTGAAGCGGCAGAGCAACCGGAACAGGCGCATGGCGGACGCGCTCCTTTTTCCCAGGATCCGCACGCCGTCCGCGAGCCGAAGGAAAACAACCTCGAAATGGCGATAGGCCATGAGGTGCGCGCCTACCGCAAGAAACTCGGCATCACGGTCACCGATCTGGCGGCCGCGACCGGCATTTCACTCGGCATGCTGTCGAAGATCGAGAACGGCAACATCTCGCCGTCGCTGACGACGCTGCAATCGCTGTCGCGGGCGCTCGGCGTACCACTGACGGCCTTCTTCCGCCGTTTCGAGGAACCGCGCAATGCCGTCTTCGTCAAGGCGGGGCAGGGCATCGAACTCGAACGGCGCGGCACGCGCGCCGGGCATCAATATAATCTGCTCGGCCATATCGACAACAATACCAGCGGCGTCATCGTCGAGCCTTACCTCATCACATTGACGGCCGATTCCGACACCTTCCCGACCTTCCAGCACGAGGGCATGGAATTTCTCTACATGCTCGAAGGCGTGGTCGTTTACCGCCATGGCGACCAGCTTTTCCAGATGGAGCCGGGCGACAGCCTGTTCTTCGATGCCGATGCGCCGCATGGGCCGGAGCAACTGGTGAAACTCCCGAGCAAGTACCTTTCGATCATCACCTATCCTCAGCGGAGCTCGAAAGCCTGA
- a CDS encoding GlxA family transcriptional regulator, which translates to MSSLDSRNVQTIGFILIPGFALMSYASATEPLRAANLLAGREIYRLQIFSPDGAPALSSSGTSVPAEPLPVRGSGLGTAFVCAGGLPRDWRYPGVLSCLRQLSREGVRIGGISGGPYLMAAAGLLGGRDFTIHWEHAAALLEAFPALTPRQARFMIDGNRITCGGGIAPLDMMHVLIAERMGPDFARRVSDWYLHTEVNEPAAPQRASLAQRYGVHHPGLLSVLERMEETIEMPLERSAMARIAGVTTRHLDRLFSAHLGITYLDQYRRIRLQHAHRLLKQSPLSVSEIAVATGFSSLSHFSRMFRALYGIAPRAARRE; encoded by the coding sequence ATGTCCTCACTTGATAGTAGAAATGTCCAGACAATCGGCTTCATCCTTATCCCGGGATTTGCGCTGATGTCCTATGCTTCGGCGACCGAACCGCTGCGGGCGGCAAATCTCTTGGCCGGACGCGAGATCTATCGGCTGCAGATCTTCTCGCCGGATGGCGCGCCGGCGCTCTCCTCCTCGGGCACAAGCGTCCCCGCCGAACCTCTCCCGGTCAGGGGCTCCGGGCTTGGAACGGCCTTCGTCTGCGCCGGCGGCTTGCCCCGCGACTGGCGGTATCCCGGCGTGCTTTCCTGCTTGCGGCAGCTGTCGCGCGAAGGTGTGAGGATCGGTGGCATCTCGGGCGGTCCCTATCTGATGGCCGCCGCCGGACTGCTCGGCGGCCGCGACTTCACCATCCACTGGGAGCATGCGGCCGCCCTTCTCGAAGCCTTCCCGGCTCTCACGCCGCGCCAGGCGCGCTTCATGATCGACGGCAACAGGATTACCTGCGGCGGCGGCATCGCACCGCTCGACATGATGCATGTGCTGATCGCCGAGCGCATGGGGCCGGATTTCGCCCGCCGGGTCAGCGACTGGTATCTTCATACAGAGGTCAACGAACCCGCTGCACCCCAGCGCGCCTCGCTGGCGCAGCGTTACGGCGTCCATCATCCCGGCCTGCTCAGCGTTCTCGAACGGATGGAGGAGACGATCGAGATGCCGCTCGAGCGTTCCGCCATGGCGCGCATCGCCGGCGTCACCACCCGCCATCTCGACCGGCTCTTTTCGGCCCATCTCGGCATCACCTACCTTGATCAGTACCGCAGGATCAGGCTGCAGCATGCCCATCGCCTGCTGAAGCAGAGCCCGCTCTCCGTCTCGGAAATCGCGGTGGCTACCGGCTTTTCCAGTCTGAGCCATTTTTCCCGGATGTTTCGTGCCCTCTATGGCATCGCTCCGCGCGCGGCGCGGCGGGAATAG
- a CDS encoding sarcosine oxidase subunit beta family protein, whose product MRYSALSIFLNGLRGNKGWAPAWRDPAPKPHYDVIIVGGGGHGLATAYYLAKEFGVTNVAVLEKGYLGSGNIGRNTTIIRSNYLLPGNNPFYELSMKLWEGLEQDFNFNAMVSQRGVLNLFHSDAQRDAYTRRGNAMRLHGVDAELLDRQAVRKKLPFLDFDNARFPIMGGLFQPRGGTVRHDAVAWGYARGADQRGVDIITQCEVTGIRRENGEVTGVETSKGFIGCGKLALAAAGNSTVVADMAGLRLPIESHVLQAFVSEGLKPFIDTVVTFGAGHFYASQSDKGGLVFGGDIDGYNSYAQRGNLASVEHVAEAGLALIPSLSRVRYLRSWGGVMDMSMDGSPIIDRTHIDNLYLNTGWCYGGFKATPASGFCYAHLIARDTPHQTARAFRLDRFARGYPIDEKGVGAQPNLH is encoded by the coding sequence ATGCGCTATTCCGCTCTTTCGATTTTCCTGAACGGCCTTCGCGGCAACAAAGGCTGGGCGCCAGCCTGGCGCGATCCGGCGCCGAAGCCGCATTACGACGTCATTATCGTCGGCGGCGGCGGCCATGGCCTTGCCACCGCCTATTATCTTGCCAAGGAATTCGGTGTCACCAATGTCGCCGTTCTGGAAAAGGGCTATCTCGGCTCCGGTAATATCGGCAGGAACACGACAATCATCCGCTCGAACTATCTGCTGCCTGGTAATAATCCCTTCTACGAGCTGTCGATGAAGCTCTGGGAAGGGCTGGAGCAAGACTTCAACTTCAACGCCATGGTCTCGCAGCGCGGCGTGCTCAACCTCTTCCATTCCGACGCGCAGCGCGACGCCTATACGCGCCGCGGCAACGCCATGCGGCTGCACGGCGTCGACGCCGAGCTTCTCGACCGGCAGGCGGTGCGCAAGAAATTGCCGTTCCTCGATTTCGACAATGCCCGTTTCCCCATCATGGGTGGCCTGTTCCAGCCGCGCGGCGGCACCGTGCGCCACGATGCCGTTGCCTGGGGTTATGCGCGCGGCGCCGATCAGCGCGGCGTCGACATCATCACCCAGTGCGAGGTGACCGGCATCCGCCGCGAAAATGGTGAGGTGACCGGCGTCGAGACCAGCAAGGGCTTCATCGGCTGCGGCAAGCTGGCGCTCGCAGCAGCCGGCAACTCCACCGTCGTCGCCGATATGGCCGGCCTTCGCCTGCCGATCGAAAGCCATGTGCTGCAGGCCTTCGTTTCCGAAGGGCTGAAGCCCTTCATCGACACGGTCGTCACCTTCGGCGCCGGGCATTTCTACGCGTCCCAGTCGGACAAGGGCGGCCTCGTCTTCGGCGGTGACATCGATGGCTACAATTCCTATGCCCAGCGCGGCAATCTCGCTTCGGTCGAGCATGTCGCCGAAGCCGGGCTGGCGCTGATCCCGTCGCTGTCGCGCGTGCGTTATCTGCGCTCCTGGGGTGGCGTCATGGATATGAGCATGGACGGCTCGCCGATCATCGACCGCACCCATATCGACAATCTCTATCTCAACACCGGCTGGTGTTACGGCGGCTTCAAGGCCACGCCCGCCTCCGGCTTCTGCTACGCCCATCTGATCGCCCGCGATACGCCGCATCAGACCGCTCGCGCATTCCGGCTCGACCGCTTCGCGCGCGGCTATCCGATCGACGAAAAGGGCGTCGGCGCCCAGCCCAATCTGCACTGA
- a CDS encoding sarcosine oxidase subunit delta codes for MASLISCPHCGARPKEEFSIRGDAGLARPAPDAGAGAWFDYVYLRDNPRGRHSEYWHHSSGCRRWLIVERDTVTHVVHGVRDAALSKLGGEPA; via the coding sequence ATGGCGAGCTTGATTTCCTGTCCTCATTGCGGCGCCCGACCCAAGGAGGAATTTTCGATTCGCGGCGATGCGGGACTTGCCCGGCCGGCGCCGGATGCCGGTGCGGGGGCCTGGTTCGATTATGTCTATCTGCGCGACAATCCGCGGGGCCGGCACAGCGAATACTGGCACCATTCCTCCGGATGCCGCCGCTGGCTGATAGTCGAACGCGATACCGTCACTCATGTGGTCCACGGCGTCAGGGATGCCGCCCTTTCCAAGCTCGGCGGAGAACCGGCATGA